The Cryomorphaceae bacterium 1068 genome window below encodes:
- a CDS encoding glycosyltransferase → MQKRVLYLTYDGLTDPLGQSQILPYLEGLSERGHRITILSFEKTKPFARLENTIQRRCKKVGLEWKPLQYTKNPPILSTIKDLQRLETEVRDLHGQEPFDLIHCRSYLTSLVALKLKREKGIPFLFDMRGFYADERVDGKIWNLTNPLYKRIYDYFKIKERDFLEQADAIVSLTYEGKREIENWYVQNELYGGGEFMYNYDRALKVQDKITIIPCASDLDHFDFRRITDNKKLWLQAVYGIDPSLEYLGYVGSLGTWYMANEMLDLYKVLLQKKPSLRFLILSHDDLAPLRQRASSLGIPQSYIVHVAAERKDVPALMSLMSASVFFILPAYSKKASSPTKQGELMAMGIPVICNAGVGDSADIVEKFGSGWVVKNCEEEYYIEVAENWDKITLLDKIQIRIGAKDYFSLEKGINAYGDIYCRIE, encoded by the coding sequence ATGCAAAAAAGGGTGCTATACCTGACTTACGATGGCTTGACCGACCCCTTGGGTCAAAGCCAAATTCTGCCCTATTTGGAGGGGCTTAGCGAGAGAGGCCATCGGATCACCATCTTGTCTTTTGAAAAGACAAAGCCCTTTGCTCGTTTGGAAAACACCATTCAACGACGCTGTAAAAAGGTAGGGCTGGAGTGGAAACCACTGCAATACACCAAGAATCCACCCATTCTCTCGACTATAAAGGATTTACAGCGGCTAGAAACAGAGGTAAGAGACCTTCACGGACAAGAACCATTTGACCTGATCCATTGTCGCTCTTACCTGACCTCATTGGTAGCGCTCAAGTTGAAGCGTGAGAAAGGCATTCCGTTCCTGTTTGATATGCGCGGATTCTATGCCGATGAGCGGGTCGATGGGAAAATTTGGAACCTGACTAACCCACTTTATAAACGCATTTATGATTACTTTAAGATAAAGGAACGCGACTTCTTGGAGCAGGCGGATGCCATTGTTTCACTCACCTACGAAGGTAAGCGTGAAATCGAAAACTGGTACGTGCAAAATGAACTCTATGGGGGAGGTGAGTTTATGTACAACTATGACCGCGCCCTTAAAGTTCAAGACAAAATCACAATTATTCCTTGCGCTTCTGATTTGGATCATTTTGATTTTCGCCGCATTACGGACAACAAGAAGTTGTGGCTCCAAGCAGTCTACGGAATAGACCCGAGTTTAGAATACCTCGGCTACGTAGGATCTCTCGGGACCTGGTATATGGCCAATGAGATGCTGGATTTGTACAAAGTGCTACTCCAAAAGAAGCCCAGTCTTCGCTTTCTCATATTAAGTCACGATGATTTGGCTCCTCTTCGACAAAGGGCAAGTTCCTTAGGTATTCCACAATCCTATATCGTGCATGTCGCTGCCGAGCGAAAGGATGTACCGGCTTTGATGAGTTTGATGTCCGCTTCTGTATTCTTTATCCTACCAGCCTATTCCAAGAAAGCCTCCAGCCCCACCAAGCAAGGGGAACTGATGGCCATGGGAATTCCGGTGATTTGCAATGCAGGAGTAGGGGATAGTGCGGACATTGTTGAGAAATTCGGTTCGGGATGGGTGGTGAAGAACTGTGAAGAAGAATATTATATAGAGGTAGCGGAGAACTGGGATAAGATCACGTTACTGGACAAAATCCAAATTCGAATAGGAGCTAAAGACTATTTTTCTTTAGAGAAAGGAATCAATGCCTATGGAGATATATATTGCAGAATAGAGTAG
- the asnB gene encoding asparagine synthase (glutamine-hydrolyzing), whose product MCGIIGSVSGRSLLNKSIVDTLFHRGPDSGNLWQDSKGKTVFGHRRLSIIDLAEAANQPFFSISGRYVMVYNGEVYNYRDLVSKNSLRLKTQSDTEALLEFLVQEGFDQITQLNGMFALAIYDKETDEIHLFRDRLGIKPLYYYHDGNRFAFASELPALKELIGDVEINQDVIPLFLHRGYIPEPYTFYKNIYKFPAGAYGLYKNGKLTIKKYWRPEDHITETVLHSEAQVLQKVEELLRDSVQMRLMSDVPFGTFLSGGADSGLITAMAADQLKEPILTFNVSFEDAAFDESPFAKAMADHLGAKYHHIHVTRKEVMDNLEQGIDLLGEPFIDSSVFPTMAVSKFAAQHVKMVLSGDGGDELFMGYGAYTWADRMTKYWPYRKVLTMALRASGKTRNKRAANVFDAPSKAELFAHIFSQEQNLFSRKEIERISNKEFIDPYSPSKKARDFSPAEEQAFFDLTNYLKDDLLVKVDRASMRYSLEARVPFLDHRLVELSLNIDPKLKRKNRESKYLIKKIMERYYPNELIYRQKWGFSIPLEKWMKEYHPYRVSAVYEKPYNEINRNYQSGDDYLYNRLYALKVLSRYI is encoded by the coding sequence ATGTGCGGAATCATAGGCTCAGTTAGCGGGCGGTCATTGCTCAATAAGTCAATTGTGGATACCCTTTTTCATCGTGGACCTGATTCCGGAAATCTCTGGCAAGATTCCAAGGGTAAAACAGTCTTTGGCCACCGTCGGCTTTCCATTATTGATCTGGCCGAGGCAGCAAATCAACCTTTTTTTAGCATTAGCGGTCGTTACGTAATGGTCTACAACGGCGAGGTGTACAACTACCGCGACTTGGTTTCTAAAAACAGCCTCCGCCTTAAGACTCAATCCGATACCGAAGCACTTCTCGAGTTCTTGGTGCAGGAAGGCTTTGACCAAATAACCCAACTCAACGGCATGTTTGCCTTGGCCATCTACGACAAGGAAACCGATGAAATCCACCTTTTCCGCGACCGTTTGGGCATCAAACCCCTTTATTATTACCACGACGGAAACCGATTTGCCTTTGCCAGTGAACTACCGGCACTCAAAGAACTAATTGGTGACGTGGAGATCAATCAAGACGTCATACCTCTTTTTCTCCACCGTGGATATATTCCCGAACCCTACACTTTCTACAAGAACATCTATAAATTTCCTGCTGGTGCATATGGGCTCTACAAAAACGGGAAACTCACCATTAAGAAATATTGGAGACCTGAGGACCATATTACGGAAACCGTTCTTCATTCTGAAGCTCAGGTCCTGCAGAAGGTGGAAGAATTGCTTCGTGATTCGGTTCAAATGCGGCTGATGTCTGATGTACCCTTTGGCACATTTCTTAGCGGAGGAGCAGATTCGGGATTGATCACTGCCATGGCAGCTGATCAGCTAAAAGAACCTATCCTAACCTTTAATGTGTCTTTTGAGGATGCTGCCTTTGATGAAAGTCCTTTTGCCAAAGCCATGGCCGATCACCTTGGTGCGAAATACCATCATATTCATGTTACCCGTAAAGAAGTCATGGATAATTTGGAGCAAGGGATTGATCTGTTGGGAGAGCCATTTATCGATTCTTCGGTGTTTCCGACGATGGCCGTTTCTAAGTTTGCCGCACAACACGTGAAGATGGTGCTAAGTGGGGATGGGGGAGATGAACTCTTTATGGGCTACGGTGCCTATACTTGGGCCGATAGAATGACCAAGTACTGGCCTTATCGTAAAGTATTGACTATGGCACTTCGAGCCTCGGGAAAGACTCGAAACAAAAGAGCAGCAAACGTTTTTGATGCCCCTTCCAAGGCAGAGTTATTTGCTCACATTTTTTCTCAAGAACAAAACCTCTTTTCCCGAAAAGAAATTGAGCGGATCTCAAACAAAGAGTTTATTGACCCATATAGCCCGAGTAAAAAGGCCCGAGACTTTTCCCCCGCTGAAGAACAAGCCTTTTTTGATTTGACCAATTACCTCAAGGATGATCTGCTGGTAAAGGTAGATAGAGCTTCTATGCGCTACAGTTTGGAAGCCAGAGTTCCATTTTTGGATCACCGGCTGGTAGAGCTTTCCCTGAATATTGACCCCAAGCTGAAACGCAAAAACCGAGAGTCAAAATATCTGATCAAAAAAATCATGGAACGATACTACCCCAATGAGCTGATCTACCGTCAAAAATGGGGATTTTCGATACCACTCGAAAAATGGATGAAAGAGTATCATCCATATAGGGTGTCGGCTGTGTATGAGAAGCCTTACAATGAAATAAATCGAAACTATCAATCCGGTGACGACTATCTCTACAATCGCCTTTATGCTTTAAAGGTCTTATCCCGTTATATTTGA
- a CDS encoding glycosyltransferase: MKVLVLGPYPSGLAPSQRFRFEQYLDLVQNVDFKQIGFWRKDEWPRIYEDGSIKYKVLRTIGGFWRRLLLLAQVSNYNKVFIHREATPIGPPWFEWAVAKVFRKPIIFDFDDAIWLPNSSKANERTAGKLKFHGKTAKICSWATTVVTGNKFLSEYARQYCEDVRIIPTTIDTKGHHNPDLYIRRGSKWIKKGEAVNGLSAPSYQLSADRLESDKLVTIGWTGTHSTLKQLTPLFPVLEEVYRTHPFRFLLIADVPPESMPDFVEFRKWKKKTEIEDLLEIDIGVMPLYNTEWEKGKCGFKALQYMALGIPTIVSKVGANLDIIGENEFGLIAEEMPLNNSVLWQKNIFNLLDDHSLRNGLGIKGKERILDKYSILSNKKSFVSLFWS, translated from the coding sequence ATGAAAGTATTAGTTCTAGGTCCTTATCCTTCTGGTCTTGCTCCATCCCAACGATTTAGATTTGAGCAATATCTTGATTTGGTGCAAAATGTGGATTTTAAGCAGATAGGATTTTGGAGAAAAGATGAATGGCCGAGAATTTACGAAGACGGCAGTATCAAGTACAAAGTATTAAGAACGATAGGAGGATTTTGGAGGCGACTCTTATTACTTGCTCAAGTGAGCAATTACAATAAAGTTTTTATTCATCGAGAGGCCACGCCCATTGGGCCGCCATGGTTTGAATGGGCTGTAGCCAAAGTATTCAGGAAACCAATAATTTTTGATTTTGACGACGCCATTTGGCTTCCGAATAGCTCAAAAGCAAACGAGAGAACTGCGGGTAAGCTGAAGTTTCATGGGAAAACAGCAAAGATTTGTTCGTGGGCCACTACCGTAGTAACCGGAAATAAATTCCTGTCGGAGTATGCGAGGCAGTATTGTGAGGATGTAAGGATTATTCCTACTACGATTGATACGAAGGGACATCATAATCCTGATTTGTATATTCGTAGGGGCTCAAAGTGGATTAAGAAGGGGGAAGCTGTCAATGGGCTGTCGGCTCCCAGCTATCAGCTGTCGGCTGATCGTCTTGAAAGTGACAAGCTCGTAACCATTGGTTGGACTGGTACTCATAGCACATTGAAACAGCTTACTCCCCTATTCCCTGTTTTGGAGGAGGTCTATCGGACCCATCCTTTTCGGTTCTTGTTGATCGCTGATGTACCACCTGAGTCGATGCCCGATTTTGTGGAGTTCCGTAAATGGAAAAAGAAAACTGAGATAGAGGATCTATTGGAAATCGATATCGGAGTGATGCCCCTCTATAATACGGAGTGGGAAAAGGGCAAATGCGGGTTCAAAGCACTTCAATACATGGCTTTAGGAATTCCTACAATTGTTTCGAAAGTTGGAGCCAATTTGGATATTATAGGTGAAAATGAATTTGGGTTGATCGCTGAAGAAATGCCGTTGAATAATTCGGTATTATGGCAAAAAAATATTTTCAATCTACTGGACGATCATTCACTGCGCAACGGATTGGGAATAAAAGGCAAGGAGCGCATTTTGGACAAATATTCAATTCTCTCTAACAAAAAAAGTTTTGTAAGCTTATTTTGGAGTTGA